The following coding sequences are from one Hymenobacter sp. DG25A window:
- the yajC gene encoding preprotein translocase subunit YajC, with protein MFLTLLLQAPAGEGFTSLLFPIAIGLVVYFFMIRPQQRRSKEAKQFREAVAKGMQVVTIGGLHGKVVELTPETVVLEVDRGTKLRFDRSAIARQVGGAAQPEAVMVSES; from the coding sequence ATGTTTCTTACATTGTTGCTGCAGGCTCCGGCCGGCGAAGGTTTTACGTCGCTGTTGTTTCCCATTGCCATTGGTCTGGTGGTGTATTTCTTTATGATCCGGCCGCAGCAGCGCCGCTCTAAAGAGGCCAAGCAATTCCGGGAGGCGGTAGCCAAAGGCATGCAGGTGGTAACTATTGGTGGCCTGCACGGCAAGGTGGTAGAGCTAACCCCGGAAACCGTAGTGCTGGAAGTAGACCGCGGCACCAAGCTGCGCTTCGACCGCTCGGCCATTGCCCGCCAGGTTGGCGGCGCGGCACAGCCGGAGGCCGTTATGGTTTCTGAGTCCTGA